The Salvelinus namaycush isolate Seneca chromosome 38, SaNama_1.0, whole genome shotgun sequence genome includes a window with the following:
- the LOC120031932 gene encoding guanine nucleotide-binding protein G(i) subunit alpha-1-like, whose translation MGCTLSTDDKAAVERSKMIDRNLRDDGEKAAREVKLLLLGAGESGKSTIVKQMKIIHEAGYSEEECKQYRAVVYSNTIQSIIAVIRAMGRLKIDFGDAARADDARQLFVLAGSAEEGFMTAELAGVIKRLWKDGGVQACFSRSREYQLNDSAAYYLNDLDRISKATYIPTQQDVLRTRVKTTGIVETHFTFKDLHFKMFDVGGQRSERKKWIHCFEGVTAIIFCVALSDYDLVLAEDEEMNRMHESMKLFDSICNNKWFTDTSIILFLNKKDLFEEKIKKSPLTICYPEYAGSNTYEEAAAYIQCQFEDLNKRKDTKEIYTHFTCATDTKNVQFVFDAVTDVIIKNNLKDCGLF comes from the exons ATGGGGTGTACCCTGAGCACGGACGATAAGGCGGCGGTGGAGCGCAGTAAAATGATCGACAGGAATTTGCGGGACGACGGGGAGAAAGCCGCAAGAGAGGTCAAGCTACTGCTCCTCG gtgcTGGTGAGTCGGGGAAGAGCACAATAGTCAAGCAGATGAA GATCATCCACGAGGCAGGCTACTCGGAGGAGGAGTGTAAACAGTACAGGGCTGTGGTCTACAGCAACACCATCCAGTCCATCATCGCTGTCATCAGAGCCATGGGACGACTCAAGATCGACTTTGGAGACGCCGCCAGAGCC GATGATGCGAGACAGCTGTTTGTGCTGGCGGGGTCGGCAGAGGAAGGCTTCATGACGGCGGAGCTGGCCGGGGTCATCAAACGCCTGTGGAAGGACGGAGGAGTACAGGCCTGCTTCAGCCGCTCACGAGAGTACCAGCTCAACGACTCTGCAGCATa tTACTTAAACGATTTGGACAGGATATCCAAAGCCACCTATATCCCGACACAGCAGGATGTCCTGAGGACCAGAGTCAAAACCACAGGCATTGTGGAGACACATTTCACCTTCAAGGACCTCCACTTTAA GATGTTTGATGttggaggtcagaggtcagagaggaagaagtggaTCCACTGCTTCGAGGGTGTCACTGCCATCATCTTCTGTGTGGCGCTCAGCGACTATGACCTGGTGCTGgctgaggatgaggagatg AACCGGATGCATGAGAGCATGAAGCTGTTTGACTCCATCTGTAACAACAAGTGGTTCACAGACACCtccatcatcctcttcctcaacAAGAAAGACCTGTTTGAGGAGAAGATCAAGAAGAGTCCTCTAACTATCTGTTACCCAGAATACGCAG GCTCCAACACATACGAGGAAGCTGCGGCCTACATCCAGTGTCAGTTTGAGGACCTGAACAAGAGGAAGGACACCAAGGAGATCTACACCCACTTCACCTGCGCCACCGACACCAAGAACGTGCAGTTTGTCTTCGACGCCGTCACTGACGTCATCATCAAGAACAACCTGAAGGACTGTGGACTCTTCTAA